The genomic segment TCTTTACATGCTACAAGCACCAGCAGGACTCGTACTATTGTAATCTTGGTAATTGGGTTGAACGTCTCATCATAGTCTAACCCATACTATTGAGAGAATCTACGAGCTACTAACCAGGCTTTATATCTCTCAATTGATCCATCATAACGACTTTTTACCTTGTATACCCATTTGCAGGAAATGGGTTTTACTTCCTTTGGCTTTGCCACCAGCTCCCAAGTTTGATTCTTTACTAGTGCACTTATCTCTTCTTTCATAGCTTCTATCCACTTGATATTCTGGGACGCTTCTTCATATGTATCTAGTTCTCTGAACTTTTCTTCTTCGGCTACAACAACATTGGCATACTTAGGATTCGACTTCTATGCTCTTGTTGATCTTCGAGGTTGTGGGCTTACTTCTTTAGGTTGAATATCACATGCATCGTCTGCTGCTTTTTGATGCACTCCTGTTTGCCAGGGACTTTGTGTTGCCTCTTTGTTGTCTTcctcactttttttttcttcatccatTTCTGGAGTCGAATGTAGCTCAACAATTTGCTCCCCCATCTTcttttgcaaatttttttctaTTGTAaggacccaactaattctaagactttggaccattaaaactactagacataactacgaatttaaataaaaaaaaaatacataagggatattcataactttattaaaaactccaaagtaaatattgaaaaacATAAATgagtgatatgggatcccattgttttaaaataagacataactttaaactaaaggaaattgtttacaaaactaaatgcggaaaatacataaaaacataatataaagagactaaaaataacgtcatgcTCGAATCGTCacacagtccatcgaatcccttcatccttaatacacaaaccaagctaccaagaatccttccgccaccatatctattttcctgaatacataaaaataaaggaatgagcctaatgcccagtaaggaaaatctactaacacatataaaacatatacataagactatatcttaaacatatactataaaacatatattctataaaactacaatggccatcatacttcttggggtttgctaaccaagcaagtcatatgcccatagatttgtggggcttgctagccaagcaagtcatatgcccataaattattggggcttatGCCAAAGGACTATATACTATACAAAGCATAACAtaaaataatcataacataagcataacatatcatataaacatataaaattctatcctattttccttaccaacaccgggatatttgagaacaaagacgggatttagaacactcctaaaacaaacaataagaatgtgagtatttctaaagaaagagatgataaagaaatgaactaaaccaccaagaataagcttaccgaaaagaaaccttaagttcaaagaacttaaatacctaaccaagaattgaaaacattgagttaggatttgaataaagaaaactaaaggaaactaaagaaccatacagaagtgaacttaagattaggaatacctttgaatgtactagaaccgaactacaccttgatattgaaaacacactatttatctcacttaccaagtgtttataaagcttaagatgataaagcttttatcccaacccaagtgtttatcactctatagtaaccctagcagcttgaaggctctgaacacagcttgaagaatgagaaaaatgactcggtactaggtcctatttatagagtttaaggagtgaaactacctcctttttagcttgaataaaataatgaatattaattgaaaaatatttgaatattcgttcaacaagtgctgaagactcggtcaaaacattcagaggctagtcaagaggttaaggaatgaatcaagctcggtttcaacaatgtttgaaattatggccctagggccgatatatcgcccatcataggcgatgtatcgcctggcCCTATATCCCGAGTGCTCGTTGTTTCGTTTGATCGAAGTTgacatgtttttcgtattccccgtgtggtgatatattgcccctaagctgcgatatatcgacatacgttgaaatattagacacgtaattATACTATTTTAGcttattttgaattggataaacaactttgactgagttaaTATTCAACCCTAAccgctgctggaaggttctagagcttctagatctttctttttaattaatctattcatcaaaatacttaaatccttaataaacatgcacctGACAAGTGTCacgatcttattagttctatctaaaccttatggtaTAATATATGGCATcgttataatcagctatattaatcaaaccttatgttataattaatatacttaaactataggttaaacttataaaatctataagtgttgctacgagtgttcaactaagtcctgacttgaaccaaaatccacagtaactatcatactataactactactactactactactactactactactactactactactatttaactagctgagtaaaattctgggactttACATCTATTTCTTTAGAATATGGCAACTCTTCCTTTTgcggtgaccaccatgatgatgCTTCATCAAATACCACATTCCTTGACGTATAACATTTTCCAGTATTAGGATCGCAGCACTTCCACCCTTTCCTTTGGCTATCGTATCCCACAAAGATACATCGAATTGCCTTCTTGTCAAATTTGCTACGTAGATGACTTGGCACGAACACGTAGCATACACAGCCAAACACCCGAAAGTGACTTACTGCAGGTTTACAACCCCACAGTTTCTCAAAGGGTGAAACGAACCCTAACTTTGCTTGGGGAAGTCTATTGATCACATGAGCTGTTGTCTTCATACCTTCTGCCCAAAATCTTCCAGGAACATTCTTCGCATGTAGCATGCTTCGACATGTCTCTGCAAGGTGTcaatgttaggagtgtgtcctaaaagcatgtaaaagacatttgttttttctgtgaataaataaatacaatggtttattattattgttatatttagattgttaaattattgttagaataattttgtaaatatcagaaaaattccatattcattattgaggatgtgatcttgtattagtacgagagaattaagatcacatgaatgaataaaaatagtcaacaacaacaaattaaagttatgaaattctttaattggagttgtaagtacagtttactgagtatcataatgatacaaataatctagattcagattattgatgtggtaagacatctcggtaaatgtgctttatataatatgattatatatgacatggacatatatgaattaaagtctttatccaaaaaccatttaacaataaagacttgtaattcatatcataactgatgattatttatagatcaacctaaatcctgagtgttcatgaactcctgttcatgtttattaaatcttttgattccttcgttaaggtctcttcaaagaatgaggctaatgacttttgttttggagatttaataccATGGATgcctgggaacatgtatcaacaatacggaatctaatcttttctaacggatcgtatattagctcccttaagggttaattctggaagtgaatgattttgagctcaaatctataattagattatagattaattattcactagtgaattaatggtacttaaggaataagaagtaaattagaaaggttaaatggtaattcttccactctaatttatgaactaattaattagagtgttgaactattgtaagatggttatatcaatggacaacttaagataagatttatgtaaaagtatttctataacataaagagtgcaattatgaatttatagtggagaaatatcataattaataaattaactattataattaaagagtttaattatttagtttcaatttattggagcttaatgttataggtccatggtccccgaaatgactcaaataaacactgacaaaggtaaatataaaaatgggcaaaaaatacttatttgataagtaaaatatttttctatgtatcaaacataattattgtataattatttgtaattaattaattaagaattaattaattatttgatttaacaaaaatataattaattttgaattaatttatttttgggatttttggtatttaaataataataaaaattgggaaaaatcactggcatgtggtacacgtgtagcacagtgcacagttactgtgctacacgcataagagactcagaacagtttcttggttccacaattttagttatttaaatattaaataaataatgagatattgtaatatgattaaaatattattatttaaacaaaaatttgataactaattaatgattttcaaattgtttaaaataactaagattttattttaatatattggatatattaaatatatgatatcaGTTTTTtccagaacgtaacttttcagggatagaaaaatatcttgaaatctctctcagagaaagagaatagtgatACATACAAAaatcattgttcttcacaaaacctaggtccaaactttatcagatctcatgtgttgagaacatctgataaatagattttgcctattatttgtatagcgagcattctttgtgtgttgagaacattttggaagatcttagtgtgagatctcaataatttttccatacaaaaagatagcagcaaagAAGGACCAGAGGtatttttttctattcatgtcttggaTTCAATATATACATGCATTTGAAGaggtagatctagaaatcttatgggattaaattaacgatttgattgttgttccgctacgtataatctctgatttgatcgaTAAAAACCAACAGTCGATTCTTCCTCTCAGCTACTCCATTctgttgtggtatatttgcacATGTGGATTGATGGCGTATGCGGCACTCTCGTAAGTACTGAGAAAATCTGATGTGTATTCACCGCCATTTTCTATTCGCAGGCATTGAATTTTCTTGCCAACTTCTCCTTCGACTACTTCTTTGAattctttaaattttgaaaaagttCAGACTTTTCTTTTATAAAGAACACCCATACGTACCGTGAGAAGTCGTCAATGAATGTAACCATGTACCGCATTCCGCTGATCGATGGTTGCTTGACTCGCCTGAATACGTCAGAATGGACTGGCTCCAACGATGCTTTGGCTTTGAACTTTGAGTCTTCATACGGTAATTGATGTGCCTTACCGTATTGGCAGCCAGCACATACAGTCTCTGTTCTAACTTCGAGTTGAGGAAGACCCTTCAGCATAGATTTCTTCATCATCACCTTGAGTTTATGATAGCTGACATGTTCTAGCCTTGCATGCCACAAATCTGTTGTTTCGTTCTTTCGAGTCTTGTCTACATAAGCCGACTCTACTGACATTACATAGACAGACTCTAAACGTCGCCCTTTCATCATCGGTGTTCTAGAGATCTTAAGGTCTTGATATATCTTGACATCATGAGGACCGATACGACGTGGTGTCCTGATGTCGTAAGTTGCGCTACTGATAGTAAGTTTTTCTTCATTCCAGGTACATGGTAGATATCCTGGAGTGAAACTTCCTTTGTACTGAATCGTGGCACTATTTTTGTTTTACCGATATGGGCAATCGGTAATCTTGAGTTGTTGGCTGTCACTACCACACGACCACCTTTGTACTCAATCATGCTTTGCAACTTCTCTTTGTCCCCTGTCATATGATCTGAGTAGCCAGAGTCGATTGGTCCAGGAACAGTAATTGCCAGAGCTAATTCTCCTTCCTCCACAGCGAAAGATGTTTCAGCGTCCCATTCTTCATCACTTGCTCGTCCTGTGTTTGACGTGACTACATTGCCCTTTGTTGTTTTCTTCTTGGACCAACAATTTTTAGCAATGTGGTCCTTCTTCCCACAGTTGTAGCATTTACCATCAAATTTATTGTTACTCTTAAATTGGCCACCCCGGTTGTCTTTCTTTTGAGCTCCCCCTGTTTGGGAGCTTCCATGATGACCATCTTTGTCATCATATCTTCTAGAACCTTTGCTAGAACTTGGTCGGGGTCGACCTTTCTTATTACTACTAAAGAGTGCTTCTTCATCACTCTTTATTGAGACACCAAATAGTTGCTTAGCCAACGCTTCTTGGTCAGCTAGCAAGTTTTCTAATTCAGTAAGAGAAAGTTGGCTTGGCCAACCTTGTATTGCAGCAATAAAACTTCTATATTCAGCTTTTAATCCATGAATAATAATTCTTCTAATTCTGGAGTCTAACATACCAGCAGTTTAGTCTAAGCAGAGATTTCGCGACAAATAGATTTTATCTTAGTAAAGTATTGGCTGATCGTCATGTCGCATTGTGTGATAGAGAGAAGCTCATTCTCTAGAAGTTGCAATCTCACTTCATTCTTCTTTGTGAATAATGATGTGAAAGTATCCCATGCTTCCTTGGTGTCTTCAATTCCCTGATTTGCTCCAACATTTCATCTTTGACTGTGGTCCGAATAGCAAACAATGCTTTTCCAGCTTTAATCTTCCATTTCTTTAGAGCAGCTGCATCCTCTGGTTGTGTGACCTCGTTGCCTTTAACGATCTCCCACAAGTCTTGGCCTTGGAGATATGCCTCCATATGCAACGACCTCGTGTTGTAATTTTGACAGTTAAGTTTCTTAATTCCACTGACCACTTAAAGGTCACCCATTGTGGCTTGGCAAATATTCTATCTTTTCCAAACAAGCTTGATTTTGACAACAAACTTTGTAGTACTAAACCACACACGATCTCTCAAAGAAACTTAACAAACGACTCTAAGAAAGCTCTCTCAATGACAATCTCAAGAAATCTTTTCTGATGGGGAAGTTCAGTCAAAgctgcaaccacagagcatactcaAAATTTCAAAAGATCTCACAACCTTAGCTTGGATAGCAATTGTTGAACACCACAACACGTGAAAATgtaattactttattattacaAAAGTAATTACACCAACAATCGAATACAATATTTTATCACAACACACTCTAAATATTTATACACTTTGTTTTGGAGCACTCACTTAATAACTTCTATCACTCTTTTTAGACACAATAATATAGTACTCATTTAGACTCACTTTTGGGACATTCACTTTGCTACTCACTTGGACAcacattacatttgtatttataggTTACAAATGAAACATCCAAATCTTTCTAGAACTTTctaactttataatttatttaactactttctaCCTTTTTTCTAAATGATTCTAGAACTCTCTATATATTGTCTAATTAGTtctaagtttcttcaagaactttcTAGAATGTTCTATGTTCTTCCTAGTATATTCTAGAACTCTAGAGCATTCTAGATATGGTAATGACTTTTAACATTAGGACCTCCACTACTTCTTCTTCCtaaaagagatgagaagaagacTATTTGATTTTTGGCAATACATGAATCAAGCAAAAGATTATTTCTAGATATGTCAATAGAAAGATTAAAATTGGGGTCAAGATTGTTGCGACACCATTAAAACACTCTAACAAGTTTTGTTTCAATAATATTATTCATCGTTTTGGCTATGACTAACCAATTTTTTGTTAATAAAAGAGAAGCTTCATTAAGCAGTAAAATCATTCAAGATTACAGTTTGAAATTCAGAGGGAGCATTACTCTCTCTAATACTACGATCTGAAATACAACAAACTTTTGCAATCATTGATAATCCCTCCAAAATAAGAAACCATTTGAATAGAACTCCGGATGGCTTGAACCACAATGAGATAATCAGTTTCATTTACAACACGACTCCATGTCTGATTTTTTTTATCTAACTCAACGCCTCCTTCACTCGAAGTGCCTCGGCTACCTCAGGTTGAACCCTCCCAGCCTTTCAACTTGCCTTAGCTTCAACAAGTCTCCCTTCATGGTTTCTTGCAACACattaaaaactatattttctATTCTCCTCAAAGATGGTGGCATCAACATTCACCTTGATCGTATTCTCCGGTGGCCTCGTCCATTGCTCAACTCTGTCTTCTGGCATAAGTGTTCCCAACGACGTTTCCATGTTCATATCTTGAACATTAGTCCATTGATCAAGTCTAACTCTAGCTGGTATCACCAAATCATCTATTGTAGTTCCTTTCTGGTGCTGAACCAATTCGTTGCTTGCCTTTCATATTGCCTAGCACACCATAGATATTGAGTTCAGGTTATCTTTATCATATCGAGCAAATAGCCCCTACAACCACGCACTAAAACTCTCACTAGCACCCACCTCAAAGCCGAAAACTCTCAGCGTGTCTTCGAGAAAGAACAAGAAACCAAACTATGAACAATGGTCTCCAACTCTAGATTACACATCGGGTAGAGTGGATTCACTTCAACATTCTTCAATCTAAACTGAGACTTTGTGGGTAGACAACCTGAAACAACCCTCCACAACAGATTCTTGACCTTTGACGACACCTTGAGATTTCATAACTTACGCCAAAACCCAGAATTGTCCTCAAAAGTCGTATTCTCTTTTGCATCCTGTAAACTTCTATAAGCACTTTTTACTGAGTAAATTCCTGATCTCTCCCTCCCCCAACACCACCCATTGTCTTTTGAAAAATTTGAACTAAGAGGAGTACTGAGCATAAGATTAGCATCCCGCTCGTTAAACAGATCAACTACTATTCAGTAAGGCCGAATGTCCAGTACTCACCATTGGATCCTCTTCATCAGGCAACCAAGATTCTTGCAAAAAATTTACCCCATTCCCCGGACCCACTCTCCATCACACCCCTCCTCTGACCATACTTTAAGCTTCCCAAATACTTCTCCACACATTATCTCCCAACCGTGCATTAAAAAAAGACCCTCTAGGATAATACCAAGCTTTAAATATCTTCCTCACTAGAGTATCTTGCCTTGTCAAAAGCCTCCAACCTTGTTTTCCAAGTAAAGCAAGATTAAAATGTTGTAGAAAATTCTATTAGAtgggttttttttttaaggatgaatttgatttttttttccttcatagTAGGACTTGTTTAGTTATTTTACTCTGTTGGAAGGTTTTTTTTCCGGTGAAATTCTCTTatgtaattttattattttttgatgaaggattttttttaatattatattttaatatagtaGCGATATATGCCCACAAATTTTACCATCAAATTTTTACCATATTTTCTTCTCCGTCGAACTGCCTTTCTTGATCCCCTAAAAACAATTTCATCTATAGAATCCAAATTAAGCCCCGCTCTCTTTCTCACTCACTGAAATCTCTGCTTTTATCAATGGCGGCTTCCCCGTCTCATTCTCAGTCCGATACtcaacaaatcatcaatcctccAGAAGCTGAATCTCAGCTCTCATCTCTCGTCTACAGTAAGCTCTCTCTCGCTCTcgcgctctctctctctctctctctctctctctctcacatacaGTCACGTATAACTATCTCCGTTTCTTGTCCATCCTTATGACGCGttgtttattatttttctctCTGCAATATCAAACTTCATTTTCTTGCGAAGCTCGGTTCTTAAACTTTGTAATTTAACTCATtaggttaaaattcctgaacatTTTGACGATTTTTGTAAATCTCGGGTTATCTAAATATATCCTTTCAGGCTTCAATTAACCACGAATTCAATTGTGAAGTTGTTTGATCTGAAATATATTAAACGCAGATATGTCACAGCAAGTCCAAGGTGCCATGGAGAACATGCTTAAGATGATCAAGTACGAATGTCTTCCATGTTTGTATAAATGTCTGTAGTTTGTAtgtgtgttttttttaataatatcaaTGGGATCACTTTCATCTCCTGTTTTCGCAAGCATATAGTCCGTAGCTTTTTTCCAGAATTTGGTTGACTGCTAATTGTTCGTAAAAGTGCAAATTATGAAAAGAAAGTATATCTTATGTTACTGGCTTCCACTCTCAACTGAATCTGTAGTGAAATTGATGAAAACTCTTCTGGGATAATGGAGTATATAGAGAAGTGCAAAGAGTCTGCTATTGATAGGAAGAGAGTCTTAGAGGAAGAAAGGGTACGTTTTCAGAAAGCTGCTTTCGCTGTGTTAGACATGCTCAACAACGGAGAATAGATGCGGTAAGCCCTATATATTCTTGCCATTTATCGTTATATTTTACATTGTCTATTAACTTAAGAAACTACTACAAAGAGAAAATTTGATACTTGTAAATTTTTGCAAGGCCTTTTACAGTGCAATTGTTTAACACTTGTATTAATCTTCATCAAAAGATATAAAGATGGTCATTCTCTCTTAAAGCATTCAATTCTTCCACCTGCGAGCCATCAGCCATGACGATTATGCTTGCTTGTTTTCCTAACTTGTTCTCTGCATGCACAAAATCCATTATCCAATATGTTATTTTATTAGCCAGTTTGTCCTCTTTATAACTTATCAAATCTATCAATTTATGCTCATTAAAGAAAATCTGTGACTTTATGCACTGATGAGTGATATTGTTAAAGTGAGGTTAAGTAAAAGTGTCTTGTATTCTTAATTGGAGATTTGCATCTCAGTTATGGTTTACCTGCCAAGCTGTAAAGGTCTTCAATCGTGTCAGGCAGATATACAACTTTCCCGGTAGTCTTACCTTCTGTTGTATTTTCGTTAGGACTATGTCCATGGATAATCACTCTGACAGGAAATGTGCTCGACCATAGATTAGAATTATCAGGTATTTCTGCAAATGATAGCATAGAATAGAATTATCAGGATCATGGAACATCTAGTCATCTCAGAAATTTGATGGAATCAGAATATTTGCTTTTAATAGTGGCATTAACTACTTGAGTCCACACCAGATATGTGACTCGTATGTGGTTTGAGATGGTTACGCCACTTGTAACAAGGAATTATACTAACATCAGAGTTTAGGTAGTTTACAGCTGTAATTCA from the Humulus lupulus chromosome X, drHumLupu1.1, whole genome shotgun sequence genome contains:
- the LOC133807190 gene encoding uncharacterized protein LOC133807190, translated to MAASPSHSQSDTQQIINPPEAESQLSSLVYNMSQQVQGAMENMLKMINEIDENSSGIMEYIEKCKESAIDRKRVLEEERVRFQKAAFAVLDMLNNGE